In one window of Nocardiopsis aegyptia DNA:
- the cas1 gene encoding CRISPR-associated endonuclease Cas1, producing the protein MTNLYLDAFDKAMLSRGHQVLRYADDFAVPAHARTDAEQALATATEILAEWGLDLNDDKSHIASFDEGVRFLGRTVGARDGVAGQERSTPLEATVYVTTPGALVRSRGDRVRIEHGEKKLLSVNLKRVRQIVGVGRVGFSTPFLHRALRQGVELVLLDDIGRFQGRLSRAMGGDVHVRAAQYEAALHGSRALDFARAFVAGKLTNLRTSLLRASRSTRAPQEAGEDVAVVAERLVQARAGALEAGGLAELMGHEGAAGRDYFACWGRMLDPAWGFTHRRRRPPPDAVNAMLSFGYTLLLNDAVVACHIAGLDPEGGFLHSLNQGRASLALDLMEEFRPVIVDSVVTALVLKGKVAPEGFDHPVEADTGCRMAPETLKVFLAAYEKRMLTLVRHPGLGRRVSYRAALTAQARLIARVLAEREDTYTALAWR; encoded by the coding sequence TTGACCAACCTGTACCTGGACGCCTTCGACAAGGCCATGCTCAGCCGAGGCCACCAAGTACTGCGCTACGCCGACGACTTCGCCGTTCCCGCCCACGCACGCACCGACGCCGAACAGGCGCTCGCCACGGCGACCGAGATCCTGGCCGAGTGGGGGCTGGACCTCAACGACGACAAGTCCCACATCGCCTCCTTCGATGAAGGAGTACGGTTCCTCGGACGCACGGTGGGAGCACGTGACGGAGTGGCGGGCCAGGAGCGGTCGACCCCTTTGGAGGCCACTGTCTACGTCACCACCCCCGGAGCGCTCGTGCGCAGCCGCGGCGACCGGGTACGCATCGAGCACGGCGAGAAGAAACTGCTGTCGGTCAACCTCAAGCGAGTGCGCCAGATCGTGGGAGTCGGCCGGGTCGGGTTCAGCACCCCGTTCCTGCACCGGGCCCTGCGCCAAGGGGTGGAGCTGGTGCTGCTGGATGACATCGGGCGCTTCCAAGGGCGCCTGTCCCGGGCGATGGGCGGAGACGTACATGTGCGCGCGGCCCAGTACGAGGCTGCGCTGCACGGGTCCCGGGCACTGGACTTCGCCCGCGCGTTCGTCGCGGGCAAGCTCACCAACCTGCGTACCTCTCTGTTGCGGGCCTCACGCTCGACCCGTGCCCCGCAAGAGGCGGGAGAGGACGTGGCGGTGGTGGCCGAGCGGCTGGTCCAGGCTCGCGCGGGAGCGTTGGAGGCCGGTGGCTTGGCGGAGCTGATGGGGCATGAGGGCGCGGCCGGCCGGGACTACTTCGCCTGCTGGGGGCGCATGCTCGACCCGGCCTGGGGTTTCACCCACCGCAGGCGGCGACCGCCCCCGGATGCGGTCAACGCGATGCTCTCCTTCGGCTACACCTTGCTACTCAACGACGCTGTGGTGGCCTGCCACATCGCTGGGCTCGACCCCGAGGGCGGATTCCTGCACTCTCTGAACCAGGGCAGGGCCAGTCTGGCCCTGGACCTGATGGAGGAGTTCCGCCCGGTGATCGTGGACAGCGTGGTCACCGCCCTGGTACTGAAAGGCAAGGTGGCTCCCGAGGGGTTCGACCATCCGGTGGAGGCCGATACTGGGTGTCGGATGGCACCGGAGACGTTGAAGGTGTTCCTCGCAGCGTATGAGAAGCGGATGCTGACGTTGGTCCGCCACCCGGGGT
- a CDS encoding reverse transcriptase domain-containing protein, translated as MSEQLRTGEYEPGPVVAIEVPKSSGGTRLLAIPAVRDRIVERAVLEVIEPFLDPVLSPWSFAYRTGLGVNDAIRALVQAREAGARWVVRADIADCFERIPRWPVVTRVKELVPDAELCLLVQHLISRDATPAVQLTGSKRAADRAGACTRAAPCPQR; from the coding sequence TTGAGCGAACAGCTCCGGACCGGGGAGTACGAACCCGGCCCGGTGGTGGCCATCGAGGTGCCCAAGTCTTCGGGTGGGACCCGGCTCCTCGCGATTCCCGCTGTACGGGACCGCATCGTCGAACGCGCCGTGCTGGAGGTCATCGAACCCTTCCTGGACCCGGTGCTCTCACCCTGGAGCTTCGCCTACCGCACCGGGCTTGGAGTCAACGACGCGATACGCGCCCTCGTCCAGGCCCGCGAAGCAGGCGCCCGCTGGGTGGTGCGCGCTGACATCGCCGACTGCTTCGAACGCATCCCCCGCTGGCCCGTCGTCACCCGTGTCAAGGAACTCGTCCCCGACGCCGAGCTGTGCCTGTTGGTCCAGCACCTGATCTCTCGGGACGCCACACCGGCCGTGCAGCTCACCGGGTCAAAGCGGGCCGCAGACAGGGCCGGGGCCTGCACCAGGGCAGCGCCCTGTCCCCAGCGTTGA
- the cas6 gene encoding CRISPR system precrRNA processing endoribonuclease RAMP protein Cas6, giving the protein MPTWWTLTPTPPPHPSVSPSHLHALACHLLETPASDHTAQTKPFSTALAPITSTATPGTHLVVAWLDEPTEPDLARRLATPVRLGPRTIRLNPVDRHTQPYTRLAACPPAPKARVEFTTPAYVKRGKRQMPLPEPELLLTGLARRWAAYSPQPLPPAAVTEMLETVHLARHDIRTLPAGSGPHQRTGFVGHAVFALPPGTSRAAQRAFAALWTFAEFSGVGAQTTHGLGHVRVRLPGPRTEHAHRAVREGNTNPTGTARTRAGHPHHLPQNEDA; this is encoded by the coding sequence GTGCCCACATGGTGGACACTCACCCCCACACCCCCACCACATCCCTCGGTCTCCCCGTCCCATCTGCACGCTCTGGCCTGCCACCTGCTGGAGACCCCCGCCAGCGACCACACCGCCCAGACCAAACCCTTCAGCACCGCCCTCGCCCCCATCACCAGCACCGCCACGCCCGGTACGCATCTGGTGGTGGCCTGGTTGGACGAGCCCACCGAACCCGACCTGGCCCGGCGCTTGGCCACCCCCGTGCGCCTTGGCCCGCGCACCATTCGCCTGAACCCGGTCGACCGGCACACCCAGCCCTACACCCGGTTGGCCGCCTGCCCGCCAGCTCCCAAGGCCAGGGTGGAGTTCACCACCCCCGCCTACGTCAAACGAGGCAAACGCCAGATGCCGCTGCCCGAGCCCGAACTCCTCCTCACGGGGCTCGCCCGACGCTGGGCCGCTTACAGCCCGCAGCCGCTCCCACCTGCAGCGGTGACCGAGATGTTGGAAACGGTCCACCTGGCCCGCCACGACATCCGCACCCTCCCCGCCGGATCGGGTCCACACCAGCGCACCGGGTTCGTCGGCCACGCGGTCTTCGCCCTGCCACCGGGTACTTCACGCGCTGCTCAGCGGGCCTTCGCCGCCCTGTGGACCTTCGCGGAGTTCTCCGGGGTCGGTGCGCAGACCACCCACGGGCTGGGCCACGTGCGCGTGCGCCTGCCCGGACCGCGAACGGAACACGCGCACCGCGCTGTCCGAGAAGGGAACACGAACCCCACCGGCACCGCCCGTACCCGCGCAGGTCACCCCCACCACCTCCCACAGAACGAAGACGCATGA
- a CDS encoding Cas10/Cmr2 second palm domain-containing protein — protein sequence MSEPEPRDLVVIALSGVQRYITESRTTVDLRSASQIVAHLAAEAVRHLSTVPGARIVFPTSTREDVSGDDDGMPNRVVALLPPEQGSQAAANIQTYLAETWEEWVEEVFGASQYQFPGWPVVQWVSVPGGTGTYAQAWSLAQRSLTERKNVRDFSQPWDEQRELCSLSPRWRSCEVPDSAPKHQRKELLAQPNWVKRLWHTTETGRASGFASTNAIASSPYRNAVLKTWQKDSALPDLVEYLHLCADALGEDPVRERPLEWLAKVPGDEHARWLRGRGARWVFPGSWHVEVLAREFSRDAADPGFVRIVRDGWQAARALAEAMGGHGVGPPSPHLAVLVQDLDSMGRFLSGRPRSGSSRLRVSEKEHQRISRLLSEVARKQRAALKSVGGTVVYAGGDDLLALVPAAYALEAAQVCHDTIPPPPNLPTASTGLLFFHHDSSLRHALHRAHELLAAAKRRPDKHALGVGMLRHSGAHAECVLDWAGDTGPATDLKVFTPEGPQARVRLAPGLLEDLRTERVHLDGGDARERELFRHVLPLEGARRELRRLVSRHAHVRTSPGEHPLGAKKENELRSEFADRAAKALERMAPPGRLVDEGAVRVALFLRQEAS from the coding sequence ATGAGCGAACCCGAACCGCGTGACCTGGTCGTCATCGCCCTCTCCGGCGTGCAGCGCTACATCACCGAGTCCCGCACCACGGTCGACCTGCGCTCGGCCAGCCAGATCGTCGCCCACCTGGCCGCCGAGGCGGTCCGACACCTGTCCACCGTGCCCGGAGCACGGATTGTCTTTCCGACTTCCACCCGTGAGGACGTCAGCGGTGACGACGACGGGATGCCCAACCGCGTCGTAGCCCTCCTGCCCCCGGAACAGGGCTCGCAGGCCGCGGCCAACATCCAGACATACCTGGCCGAGACCTGGGAGGAGTGGGTGGAGGAAGTGTTCGGCGCATCCCAATACCAGTTTCCAGGGTGGCCGGTGGTGCAGTGGGTGAGCGTGCCGGGCGGGACCGGGACCTACGCTCAAGCCTGGTCCCTGGCCCAGCGCTCGCTGACCGAGCGAAAGAATGTGCGGGACTTCTCCCAGCCCTGGGACGAGCAGCGCGAACTGTGCTCGCTGTCCCCGCGCTGGCGCTCGTGCGAGGTCCCCGACTCCGCGCCGAAGCACCAGAGGAAGGAACTCCTGGCCCAGCCGAACTGGGTCAAGCGCCTGTGGCATACGACCGAGACCGGCCGGGCGTCGGGTTTCGCGTCCACCAACGCCATCGCCTCCTCCCCCTATCGGAACGCCGTACTGAAGACGTGGCAGAAGGACTCGGCACTCCCCGACCTCGTCGAGTACCTGCACTTGTGCGCCGACGCGCTGGGCGAGGACCCGGTGCGGGAGCGGCCCCTGGAATGGTTGGCGAAGGTGCCCGGCGACGAGCACGCGCGGTGGCTGCGCGGCCGGGGGGCCCGCTGGGTGTTCCCCGGCTCATGGCACGTGGAAGTGCTGGCCCGGGAGTTCTCCCGGGACGCGGCCGATCCGGGGTTCGTCCGGATCGTACGAGACGGGTGGCAGGCCGCTCGCGCCCTGGCCGAGGCGATGGGCGGGCACGGTGTGGGCCCGCCCTCACCTCACCTGGCGGTTCTGGTGCAGGACCTGGACTCCATGGGCCGGTTCCTGTCCGGTCGGCCACGGTCCGGGAGCTCTCGCCTGAGGGTGTCCGAGAAGGAGCACCAGCGCATCTCGCGGCTGCTGTCGGAGGTGGCTCGCAAGCAGCGCGCGGCCCTGAAAAGCGTCGGTGGGACCGTGGTGTACGCGGGCGGTGACGACCTGCTGGCACTGGTCCCGGCCGCCTACGCCTTGGAGGCGGCCCAAGTGTGCCACGACACCATCCCCCCGCCCCCGAACCTGCCCACCGCCAGCACCGGGCTGCTGTTCTTCCACCACGACTCCTCGCTTCGCCACGCGCTGCACCGAGCCCACGAGTTGTTGGCAGCGGCCAAGCGGCGCCCGGACAAGCACGCCCTGGGAGTGGGGATGCTCCGCCACAGCGGAGCGCACGCCGAGTGCGTCCTGGACTGGGCCGGTGACACCGGGCCGGCAACGGATCTGAAGGTGTTCACCCCCGAGGGGCCCCAGGCACGTGTGCGGCTGGCTCCGGGGCTCCTGGAGGACCTGAGGACTGAGCGGGTGCACCTGGACGGCGGGGACGCACGGGAACGGGAGCTGTTCCGACATGTCTTGCCCCTGGAAGGAGCACGCAGGGAGCTGCGGCGCCTGGTGTCGCGACACGCGCACGTGCGCACTTCTCCGGGGGAGCATCCCCTGGGCGCGAAGAAGGAAAACGAGTTGAGATCGGAGTTCGCGGACAGGGCCGCCAAGGCGTTGGAGCGGATGGCGCCTCCCGGGCGCTTGGTGGACGAGGGCGCCGTGCGGGTGGCGCTGTTCCTGCGTCAGGAGGCGTCGTGA
- a CDS encoding type III-B CRISPR module-associated Cmr3 family protein, with protein sequence MTHEAHRRWLALVPRDTVQVRDGRSFDAGAGGVAHTVRPWPSTVAGALVPALGGEPESVRGPVLAQEVDGHWTPHLPVPLDLVRESGREDVWRLRLPEADPGVSSDLAALARPHGIPDLRSLSAPEGAEDTEPLAGLVPGHVLRSYLHGELEDDEGLLSVSDLEQPEDPLSPETRVGLGLDPNTRTAKTGLLYTSTHLRLAEDWAFCAEVTPTPKQHRAVESPAGPVRFGGLSRLADVAPARGLHWPDAPLAYPEGKVLVYVATPAVWERGWLPPLPPNADLVAACVGDPLPVATASPVQDHQHFLRTRTLMWAVPPGSVYYLKFLNPDDAEHWVKQSHRTALGPAARKRLDTAGFGVVLTGVWS encoded by the coding sequence GTGACCCACGAAGCGCACCGGCGGTGGCTGGCCCTGGTACCCCGCGACACCGTGCAGGTGCGCGACGGCCGTTCCTTCGACGCGGGGGCGGGAGGCGTTGCGCACACCGTACGCCCCTGGCCCTCCACCGTAGCCGGAGCACTGGTCCCCGCCCTGGGCGGGGAACCGGAGAGCGTGCGCGGCCCGGTCCTGGCCCAGGAAGTGGACGGGCACTGGACTCCCCACTTGCCGGTCCCCCTGGACCTGGTGCGCGAGAGCGGACGGGAGGATGTGTGGCGGCTCCGGTTGCCCGAAGCGGACCCCGGTGTCTCCAGCGACCTGGCGGCCCTCGCCCGCCCGCACGGGATCCCAGACCTGCGCTCGCTGTCGGCCCCGGAGGGGGCCGAGGACACCGAACCGCTCGCCGGCCTGGTGCCCGGTCACGTCCTGCGCTCCTACCTGCACGGTGAACTGGAGGACGACGAGGGGCTGCTGTCGGTCAGCGACCTGGAACAGCCCGAGGACCCGCTCTCCCCGGAGACCCGGGTGGGGCTGGGCCTGGATCCAAACACGCGCACGGCCAAGACAGGGCTGCTGTACACCAGCACCCACCTGCGTCTGGCCGAGGACTGGGCGTTCTGCGCCGAGGTGACCCCCACCCCGAAACAGCACCGGGCGGTGGAATCTCCCGCGGGACCGGTCCGCTTCGGCGGCCTCAGCCGCCTAGCGGACGTGGCCCCCGCCCGGGGACTGCACTGGCCTGACGCCCCCCTGGCCTACCCCGAGGGGAAGGTGCTGGTGTACGTGGCCACCCCCGCCGTGTGGGAACGCGGATGGCTGCCGCCGCTGCCCCCGAACGCGGACCTGGTCGCGGCGTGTGTGGGCGATCCCCTGCCAGTGGCCACGGCCTCCCCGGTCCAGGACCACCAGCACTTCCTCCGAACCCGGACGCTCATGTGGGCCGTCCCGCCGGGATCGGTCTACTACCTCAAATTCCTCAACCCCGACGACGCCGAGCACTGGGTCAAGCAGTCCCACCGCACCGCGCTGGGACCGGCCGCCCGCAAACGGCTGGACACGGCCGGCTTCGGAGTCGTCCTGACCGGAGTGTGGTCTTGA
- the cmr4 gene encoding type III-B CRISPR module RAMP protein Cmr4: protein MVLKNYLLYLYVESPLHAGGSETEGSVDLPIQREAATGYPVVWGQSLKGALRQFARDAGWGDTDKEGALLDEVFGKMAGGDGDPGVNTTAGLLSVGDAQLLALPVPTLRSTFAWATSALALNRLARKHAYAHTGRDLPVVPQVKETEGVCATAEWHDQGQVLGPCLVKVDHPRKGEANRVAAWAELISKEGIGAEPHMAVPAAKFHDDLLVVGADVMSHLVRECTEHSVRIQLDPRTKTVKQGPFTSEYLPAETLLVSALALREDRGNHARHRERLRELLHGAVLQIGGDETLGKGLVWARLVEAPDE from the coding sequence GTGGTCTTGAAGAACTACCTGCTCTACCTGTACGTGGAATCCCCCTTGCACGCCGGGGGATCCGAAACCGAGGGATCGGTGGACCTGCCCATCCAACGGGAGGCCGCCACCGGCTACCCGGTGGTGTGGGGCCAAAGCCTCAAGGGCGCACTGCGCCAGTTCGCCCGCGACGCCGGATGGGGAGACACCGACAAGGAGGGAGCCCTCCTGGACGAGGTGTTCGGCAAGATGGCCGGAGGAGACGGTGACCCCGGGGTGAACACCACCGCCGGTCTGCTGTCGGTGGGGGACGCCCAGCTCTTGGCCCTGCCGGTGCCGACCCTGCGCAGCACCTTCGCCTGGGCCACCTCCGCGCTGGCCCTGAACCGGCTGGCACGCAAGCACGCCTACGCGCACACCGGACGCGACCTGCCCGTCGTCCCCCAGGTCAAGGAGACCGAAGGCGTGTGCGCTACCGCCGAATGGCACGATCAGGGCCAGGTACTGGGCCCCTGCCTGGTGAAGGTGGACCACCCCCGCAAGGGCGAGGCCAACCGGGTGGCGGCCTGGGCCGAGTTGATCTCCAAGGAGGGGATCGGCGCTGAGCCGCACATGGCGGTCCCGGCCGCCAAGTTCCACGACGACCTGCTCGTGGTGGGCGCGGACGTGATGTCGCACCTGGTCCGCGAGTGCACCGAGCACTCGGTACGTATTCAGCTCGACCCCAGGACCAAGACCGTCAAGCAGGGCCCCTTCACCAGCGAGTACCTGCCCGCGGAGACACTGCTGGTCTCGGCACTGGCACTGCGCGAGGACCGCGGCAACCACGCCCGGCACCGGGAACGACTCAGGGAACTCCTGCACGGCGCCGTACTTCAGATCGGCGGAGACGAGACCCTCGGCAAGGGACTGGTCTGGGCCCGGCTGGTGGAGGCCCCCGAT